DNA sequence from the Cucurbita pepo subsp. pepo cultivar mu-cu-16 chromosome LG06, ASM280686v2, whole genome shotgun sequence genome:
TTCTGAGCTGTATTTACTTCCTAATTTCAGCATTAATATGTTTGGTTTGTGAGTTTCCCAACTCCTAGGAAACCCAAAGGACAGATGGTACAGAATCCATGGATGACAGCACACCCTTCATATGATAATGCATGCTTTCCCAATTCCTTTTTCATCCTTCTCTTTTGGCTCTCTACTTTTTCTACCATCTCATCAATGCTTGCCTTCTCCAACTTTTCTGGATAtcttttaacattttgttATGGTTTTGATGTGACCCTTAACTTAGAAGAATGTGTTCGGCCTAAGATATccaacatcggttggagaagagaacaaaacgaACATTcattgtaagggtgtggaaacctttttctAACAGATGCGGTTTTAAAACTctaaggaaaagtctaaaaggCAATATTTAGTAGTGGTGAGCGTGGAAGAAAAGTGTACTCTTATCGTACATGGTCCATTGAAGACTCTTGTCTTTGAATCAAAAGGGCTCGAGCTTTCCTGTATACCGACAGAGTAGGTAGGGTTCCCCTGCAACTATTTTCAGCCGACaaaaatgttgacttttttCCTACATAAGTCTGGGAAAAGGCCATGTGTTTATACAAGGTTTGGAGccaaaagattcaaaataagAGGCTGTGGGTATCAACAGTAAGATCCCAACCACATGAAGCTTGAAGTATTGATAATGAAATGGTATAGTTTGAGTAtgtacaagaaaaaaatgacaGGACAAACCAACTACTTACTTTGCTTCTTTGTCCCATCATGATAAGGGCAGGATCTTAGCAGATCAACATAAAAGCTGTCCATTTCAACTTGATTTGAGTACTCTTTGCGTAATTGAAATGCCTAAGTTTGAGAAGATTATCAGTATCTGTTTCTTGGGCCTTTCTCTAAACACGAGTCGAACTGTGATTGGTGGTGAGCCCCTTTCCTTTTAGCAGACTCCTGCATTGAAAATGGAGGCATGTCAATCAGAAAAAAGTACAGACAAACACAAACCCACATGAgaagataataataaagcCTTTGTTTTTGTCAAATGAGCCAATCATGATAAGAAGctttccttctcttcctttCCCATTATTAGTCTCTCAAGAAAAAGCTGTTATGTTCTTGCTAAGTTGCTTCCTCTCTCTTGGTTTTCTTCTGGTTTTCATTCCTGTTCATGTCACAGCTGATGAAGATCGGGTAAGTTTATACAGAACTTTGTTGAAATCTTGAATTCTTGATTGCTGTCTGTAGCTGGACCTGTctgttttgcttctttttgtGTAAGCTCCATTCTTGAAGGTTCCTATCTGTCGGGAAAAGAAACGTAAGAGCGATTCAACCACCAAGAGCTTGGATCTTGGGGTTGTAAATTTCACCTCTGTATATTCGAGTCGATAGTCTGGAGTTTGGAGTgttttgtaacagctcaagccaccgctagcagatattgtcttctNATGTGTTCGGCCTaagatatcccacatcggttggagaagagaacaaatcattcattgtaagggtgtggaaacctttctctaacCGATGCGCTTTTAAAACTctgagggaaagtctaaaagacaatatttagtAGGGTGGGCGTGGAAGAAAAATGTACTCTTATCGTACATGGTCCATTGAAGACTCTTGTCTCTGAATCAAAAGGGCTCGAGCTTTCCTGTATACCGACAGAGTAGGTAGGGTTCCCCTGCAACTATTTTCAGCCGACaaaaatgttgacttttttCCTACATAAGTCTGGGAAAAGGCCATGTGTTTACAAGGTTTGGAGacaaaagattcaaaataagAGGCTGTGGGTATCAACAGTAAGATCCCAACCACATGAAGCTTGAAGTATTGATAATGAAATGGTATAGTTTGAGTATGTACAAGAAAAAATGTGCTTCTTTGTCCCATCATGATAAGGGCAGGATCTTAGCAGATCAACATAAAAGCTATCCATTTCAACTTGATTTGAGTACTCTTTGCGTAAGTGAAATGCCTAAGTTTGAGAAGATTATCAGTATCTGTTTCTTGGGCCTTTCTCTAAACACGAGTCGAACTGTGATTGGTGGTGAGCCCCTTTCCTTTTAGCAGACTCCTGCATTGAAAATGGAGGCATGTCAATCAGAAAAAAGTACAGACAAACACAAACCCACATGAgaagataataataaagcCTTTGTTTTTGTCAAATGAGCCAATCATGATAAGAAGctttccttctcttcctttCCCATTATTAGTCTCTCAAGAAAAAGCTGTTATGTTCTTGCTAAGTTGCTTCCTCTCTCTTGGTTTTCTTCTGGTTTTCATTCCTGTTCATGTCACAGCTGATGAAGATCGGGTAAGTTTATACAGAACTTTGTTGAAATCTTGAATTCTTGATTGCTGTCTGTAGCTGGACCTGTctgttttgcttctttttgtGTAAGCTCCATTCTTGAAGGTTCCTATCTGTCGGGAAAAGAAACGTAAGAGCGATTCAACCACCAAGAGCTTGGATCTTGGGGTTGTAAATTTCACCTCTGTATATTCGAGTCGATAGTCTGGAGTTTGGAGTgttttgtaacagctcaagccaccgctagcagatattgtcttctttggattttctctcaaggtttttaaaacgcgtctgttaaggagagggGTTGAGTTTTCCCTTATAACAAATgattcgttttcctccccacccaaccgatgtaggagcTGACAGGGGTTGAGTTTTCTTTATGTATGTACAGTTGTAGCAGAGAACAACCTTCAGCTACTTCAGCTCACTGACACTCAGAAAAACATGTTGAGAGACAGCCAAATTGCTAGTATATACATAGGTGGGAAGATGGTCATGTTCAAGTCTCCAGCAACAAAGTCCCTGGAATCAGATGCGTTCCTGAAGAAAACATTAAAACTAAACAACAGGGACATCATTGGCTCTGGAGGCCATGGGACTGTTTACAAACTTGCACTAAGTGACTCCTTGACATTTGCTGTGAAACGACTGAACAGAGGAAGTGCTGAAAGAGATCAAGGATTCGAGAGAGAATTGGAAGCGATGGGAGACATAAAGCATCGGAATATCGTCACGCTTCACGGATACTACACTGCTCCTCACTATAATCTCCTTATATATGAGCTAATGCCTAATGGAAGTTTGTATGAATATCTACATGGTACGTGTATATATCAGAGCCTTCTATAACAGCCAGCACATTATTCTGTCCTAAATTTGATGATACTGCAGGAAGATCGAAGGAGAAGGTTTTGGATTGGCCATCACGGTATAAAATAGCAGTAGGTGCAGCGAGAGGCATATCGTACCTTCATCACGACTGCATCCCGCACATCATACATAGAGATATCAAGTCGAGCAACATATTGTTGGATCAAAACATGGACGCTCAAGTGTCCGACTTTGGATTGGCAACTCTGATGGAACCCAACAAGACTCATGTATCGACTATTGTGGCAGGCACATTTGGGTACTTGGCTCCAGGTAGAATTTAATCAGCCATTCTACTTCACCGCTCCCTTGACATCGATATTACTAACTTCATTTTGGCAGAATACTTCGATACGGGACGAGCAACGACAAAAGGAGATGTCTACAGCTTTGGTGTAGTACTACTCGAGCTCTTAACAGGGAAAAAACCGACTGATGAAGCATTTATGGAAGAGGGAACTAAACTTGTGACATGGGTAAGTGAATCTTGAACCATTTTTAGTAGCCNACTTCATTTTGGCAGAATACTTCGATACGGGACGAGCAACGACAAAAGGAGATGTCTACAGTTTTGGTGTAGTACTACTCGAGCTCTTAACAGGGAAAAAACCGACTGATGAAGCATTTATGGAAGAGGGAACTAAACTTGTGACATGGGTAAGTGAATCTTGAACCATTTTTAGTAGCCTAAGAAAGACAAAGTCTTTgggtcggttggagaggggaacaaaacattctttataagggtgtggaaacccctcTCTAGCGcggacgacgatacataacagaccaaagcagacaatacttgctagcggtgggcttgagctgttacatataGAATCGAGTAANCAAGAAAGACATAGTCTTTgggtcggttggagaggggaacgaaacattctttataagggtgtggaaacccctctctagcagacgcgttttaaaaccgtgaagcggacgacgatacataacagaccaaagcagacaatacttgctagcggtggacttgggctgttacatataGAATCGAGTAAACCGTTTCCTAGTGCTattcatttctaaaaattggCATCTTTCAAGAGGCAATAGATTGAGTACTCAA
Encoded proteins:
- the LOC111797215 gene encoding receptor-like serine/threonine-protein kinase At1g78530; this translates as MVMFKSPATKSLESDAFLKKTLKLNNRDIIGSGGHGTVYKLALSDSLTFAVKRLNRGSAERDQGFERELEAMGDIKHRNIVTLHGYYTAPHYNLLIYELMPNGSLYEYLHGRSKEKVLDWPSRYKIAVGAARGISYLHHDCIPHIIHRDIKSSNILLDQNMDAQVSDFGLATLMEPNKTHVSTIVAGTFGYLAPEYFDTGRATTKGDVYSFGVVLLELLTGKKPTDEAFMEEGTKLVTWVKTVVQEKREEYVLDRSLSSFPVDEVNVVFSIALKCLEPEPARRPTMAEVVKVLEQLKSSSIVTDS